Proteins encoded within one genomic window of Flavobacterium oreochromis:
- the recG gene encoding ATP-dependent DNA helicase RecG, whose translation MSSLLETPIEYLKGVGPQRGELLRKELNIHKYADLINLYPNRYIDRTRYYKINELVSNNSEVQIIGKIIHLKTVEFGKGKKRLVASFVDDTGEIELVWFQGIKWIRENIKINTPYVIFGKMNSFNNQFSMPHPEMELLEEHKANLRTAMQAVYPSTEKLQTKGISNKVINKMMQQLFIETHTLFSETLPSHLLGELQLIPKNSALFNIHFPKSQELLQKAQFRLKFEELFFIQLQLISKNLVRKHKIKGHPFEKVGYYFNEMYTKYLPFDLTNAQKKVLKEIRNDLGNPAQMNRLLQGDVGSGKTIVALMSMLLALDNGFQACIMAPTEILATQHFNGITELAKPLNINIKLLTGSTKTSDRKIIHQELENGNLDILIGTHALLEDKVQFNNLGLAIIDEQHRFGVEQRSKLWKKATLPPHVLVMTATPIPRTLAMSLYGDLDVSVIDELPPGRKPIQTVHRYDSNRLKVWKFMRDEIDKGRQIYIVYPLIQESESMDYKDLMDGYESISRDFPLPKYAISIVHGKMKPAEKEEEMNRFAQGKTNIMVATTVIEVGVNVPNASVMIIESAERFGLSQLHQLRGRVGRGAEQSYCILMTGVKLSNESKIRMETMCKTNDGFEISEVDLKLRGPGDIMGTQQSGVLNLQIADLVKDRDILQLARHHAIRLLKDDPTMEKPAHQKLKHVFIELTKKKNIWNYIS comes from the coding sequence ATGTCATCATTATTAGAAACTCCAATAGAATATTTAAAAGGTGTTGGCCCACAACGCGGGGAGTTATTACGCAAGGAACTTAATATACATAAATATGCTGATTTAATTAATCTTTACCCAAATCGTTATATAGACAGAACACGCTATTATAAAATTAATGAATTAGTTTCAAATAATAGTGAAGTTCAAATTATAGGTAAAATTATTCATTTAAAAACAGTTGAATTTGGTAAAGGCAAAAAACGTTTAGTAGCTTCTTTTGTAGATGATACAGGAGAAATAGAACTCGTTTGGTTTCAAGGTATTAAATGGATTCGTGAAAATATAAAAATTAACACACCCTATGTAATATTTGGAAAAATGAATTCTTTTAATAATCAATTTTCTATGCCACATCCTGAAATGGAATTATTGGAAGAGCACAAAGCAAATTTACGTACTGCAATGCAAGCTGTTTATCCTTCAACTGAAAAATTACAAACTAAGGGGATCTCTAATAAGGTAATCAATAAAATGATGCAACAGCTTTTTATTGAAACTCATACTTTATTTAGCGAAACATTACCTTCTCATCTCTTGGGAGAATTACAACTTATTCCTAAAAATAGTGCATTATTTAATATTCATTTTCCAAAAAGCCAAGAATTATTACAAAAAGCACAATTTAGATTAAAATTTGAAGAACTCTTTTTTATTCAATTGCAATTAATTTCTAAAAATTTAGTACGGAAACATAAAATAAAAGGACATCCTTTTGAAAAAGTAGGTTATTACTTTAATGAAATGTATACTAAATATTTACCTTTTGATTTAACAAATGCTCAAAAAAAAGTATTAAAAGAAATTCGAAATGATTTGGGAAATCCTGCCCAAATGAATCGTTTATTGCAAGGAGATGTAGGCTCTGGAAAAACAATTGTTGCCTTAATGAGTATGCTATTAGCACTCGATAATGGATTTCAAGCTTGTATTATGGCTCCTACTGAAATTTTAGCTACTCAACATTTTAATGGTATTACAGAATTAGCTAAACCATTGAATATAAATATAAAACTATTAACAGGCTCAACTAAAACTTCAGATAGAAAAATTATTCATCAAGAACTAGAAAATGGAAATTTAGACATATTAATAGGAACCCATGCTTTATTAGAAGATAAAGTACAATTTAATAATTTAGGTTTAGCTATTATAGATGAACAACATCGTTTTGGAGTTGAACAACGTAGTAAATTATGGAAAAAAGCTACACTTCCACCTCATGTTTTAGTGATGACAGCTACTCCTATTCCTCGGACTTTAGCTATGAGCTTATATGGCGATCTTGATGTATCCGTTATTGATGAGTTACCTCCTGGTAGAAAACCTATACAAACAGTACATCGCTACGATAGCAATCGTCTGAAAGTATGGAAATTTATGCGTGATGAAATTGATAAGGGAAGACAAATATATATTGTCTATCCTTTAATTCAAGAATCAGAATCTATGGATTATAAAGATTTAATGGATGGATATGAAAGTATTTCTAGGGATTTCCCTCTACCTAAATATGCTATTTCTATAGTACATGGTAAAATGAAGCCAGCAGAAAAAGAAGAAGAAATGAACCGTTTTGCTCAAGGAAAAACAAACATCATGGTTGCTACGACGGTAATTGAAGTAGGTGTTAATGTTCCTAATGCTTCAGTCATGATTATTGAAAGTGCAGAACGTTTTGGATTATCACAACTACACCAATTGAGAGGTCGTGTAGGTCGAGGAGCTGAGCAAAGTTATTGTATCTTGATGACGGGAGTTAAACTAAGCAATGAAAGTAAAATACGAATGGAAACTATGTGTAAAACTAATGATGGTTTTGAAATTTCAGAAGTTGACTTAAAACTTCGTGGACCAGGTGATATTATGGGTACACAACAAAGCGGAGTCTTAAATTTACAAATTGCAGATTTAGTAAAAGATCGTGATATCTTACAATT
- a CDS encoding ABC-F family ATP-binding cassette domain-containing protein, whose amino-acid sequence MLTVSNLSVQFGKRILFDEVNVTFTQGNCYGIIGANGAGKSTFLKILSGDIDPTSGHVILEPGKRMSVLNQNHNMFDEHTVLETVLMGNKVLYAVKKEMDELYLDYNDSNADRIGELQIQFEEMNGWNADSDAATLLSNLGIGPDYHYTLMSEMEGKLKVRVLLAQALFGNPDVLIMDEPTNDLDFETIGWLENFLANYENTVLVVSHDRHFLDAVCTHVSDIDFGKITHYSGNYTFWYESSQLAAKQRAQQNKKAEEKKAELEEFIRRFSANVAKSKQATSRKKMIEKLNISDIKPSSRRYPAIIFDQEREAGDQILNIQNLSASIEGEVLFKNVDLNMAKGDKIVVFSKDSRATTAFYEIINGNMTADSGTFDWGVTTNQSYLPADNHDFFQNDYTLVDWLRQWAKTEEERDEVYVRGFLGKMIFSGEEALKTGRVLSGGEKVRCMISRMMMLRANVLMLDEPTNHLDLESITAFNNSLKNFKGSVLFTTHDHEFAQTVGNRILELTPNGIIDRYMTFDEYLEDDKIQEMRKKMYAL is encoded by the coding sequence ATGCTAACAGTTTCAAATTTATCAGTACAATTTGGTAAACGAATTTTGTTTGACGAGGTAAACGTAACTTTTACACAAGGTAACTGTTATGGGATTATAGGTGCAAACGGTGCGGGAAAATCAACATTTTTAAAAATATTATCAGGTGATATAGATCCTACTTCAGGACATGTTATACTAGAACCTGGTAAACGTATGTCTGTATTAAACCAAAATCACAACATGTTTGACGAGCATACAGTTTTAGAAACTGTACTAATGGGAAATAAAGTCTTATATGCCGTTAAAAAGGAAATGGATGAATTATATTTAGATTATAATGATTCAAATGCTGATAGAATAGGTGAATTACAGATTCAATTTGAAGAAATGAATGGATGGAATGCTGATTCTGATGCAGCTACCCTATTATCAAATTTAGGTATTGGACCTGATTATCATTATACTTTAATGAGTGAAATGGAAGGAAAATTAAAGGTTCGTGTTTTATTAGCACAGGCTTTATTTGGAAATCCAGATGTACTTATTATGGACGAACCTACTAATGACTTAGACTTTGAAACCATTGGCTGGTTAGAAAATTTCTTAGCTAATTATGAAAATACAGTATTAGTAGTTTCCCATGACCGCCACTTCTTAGATGCAGTTTGTACCCATGTGTCAGATATAGATTTTGGAAAAATAACTCATTATTCTGGTAACTACACCTTTTGGTACGAATCTTCTCAATTAGCCGCTAAACAACGTGCTCAACAGAATAAAAAAGCAGAAGAGAAAAAAGCAGAATTAGAAGAATTTATTCGTCGTTTTTCTGCAAACGTTGCTAAATCAAAACAAGCAACTTCTCGTAAAAAGATGATTGAAAAATTAAATATCTCAGATATTAAACCTTCTAGTCGTCGTTATCCTGCTATTATTTTTGATCAAGAACGTGAGGCCGGTGATCAAATTTTAAATATTCAAAACTTATCTGCATCTATAGAGGGTGAAGTCTTATTTAAAAATGTAGATTTAAATATGGCCAAAGGGGATAAAATTGTTGTATTCTCTAAAGATTCTCGTGCTACTACTGCTTTTTATGAAATTATAAATGGTAACATGACTGCTGATTCTGGTACATTTGATTGGGGTGTTACTACTAATCAATCATATTTACCTGCTGACAATCATGATTTCTTCCAAAATGATTATACTCTAGTAGATTGGTTACGTCAGTGGGCTAAAACAGAAGAAGAACGTGACGAAGTATATGTTCGTGGTTTTTTAGGGAAAATGATTTTTTCAGGAGAAGAAGCATTAAAAACAGGACGTGTATTATCAGGTGGAGAAAAAGTACGTTGCATGATTTCTAGAATGATGATGCTACGTGCTAATGTTTTAATGTTAGATGAACCTACAAATCACCTAGATCTAGAATCAATTACAGCATTCAATAATTCACTTAAAAACTTTAAAGGCTCCGTATTATTTACAACGCATGACCATGAGTTTGCTCAAACAGTAGGTAATCGTATTTTAGAATTAACTCCAAACGGTATTATTGATCGTTATATGACTTTTGATGAATATCTTGAGGATGATAAAATTCAAGAAATGAGAAAAAAGATGTACGCTCTATAA
- a CDS encoding prolipoprotein diacylglyceryl transferase family protein, whose protein sequence is MKIPFENASLCHYLLEILAFFIGMRFYFYLKQKNKIISDENRLWILLGAMIGALIGSRVIAVLETPSLISKMSFLLIFQSKTVAGGFLGGLLGVELIKKIIGEKKASGDLYVYPILVALIIGRIGCFGMGIKEPTYGIETSFFTGIDLGDGKLRHPVALYEIIFLLCLIILFYKIQKSNLINGDQFKLFFLLYFLYRFFIEFLKPFEPLFLGLSVIHLISIFIFIYYYHFIIRIIKKF, encoded by the coding sequence ATGAAAATACCTTTTGAAAATGCTTCTCTATGTCATTATTTATTAGAAATACTTGCATTTTTTATAGGTATGCGTTTTTATTTTTATCTTAAACAAAAAAATAAAATAATATCAGATGAAAATAGACTTTGGATATTATTAGGAGCTATGATAGGAGCTTTAATAGGATCTAGAGTGATTGCTGTTTTAGAAACTCCCAGTTTAATTAGTAAAATGTCATTTTTATTGATTTTTCAAAGTAAAACAGTAGCGGGAGGTTTTTTAGGTGGATTATTAGGAGTAGAATTAATCAAAAAAATTATTGGAGAAAAAAAAGCTTCAGGAGATTTATATGTGTATCCCATTTTAGTAGCACTCATAATAGGAAGAATAGGATGCTTTGGAATGGGAATAAAAGAGCCAACTTATGGAATAGAAACATCTTTTTTTACTGGAATAGATTTAGGTGATGGAAAACTTAGGCATCCAGTGGCTTTATATGAAATTATTTTTTTATTATGTTTAATTATTTTGTTTTATAAGATTCAAAAAAGTAATTTGATAAATGGAGATCAGTTTAAACTTTTTTTCTTACTCTATTTTTTATATCGTTTTTTTATAGAATTTTTAAAACCTTTCGAACCTTTATTTTTAGGATTAAGTGTTATACATTTGATATCTATTTTTATATTTATTTATTATTATCATTTTATCATTAGAATTATAAAAAAGTTTTAA
- a CDS encoding thioredoxin family protein, producing MEIMRRNPSLNFIAVNIDKDSNEWKKVLAHNRFEIPQFHAKNFEDIQSKWVITKIHRAILLNEDKTIKNAFINIFDAEFDNYLK from the coding sequence ATGGAAATTATGAGGCGTAACCCTTCTCTAAATTTTATAGCCGTTAATATAGATAAAGATTCTAACGAATGGAAAAAAGTTTTAGCACATAATCGTTTTGAGATTCCTCAATTTCATGCTAAAAATTTTGAAGATATACAAAGTAAATGGGTTATTACTAAAATACACAGAGCTATACTTTTAAATGAAGATAAAACAATTAAAAATGCTTTTATAAATATTTTTGATGCAGAATTTGATAATTATTTAAAATAA
- a CDS encoding M1 family metallopeptidase translates to MLILFLLFSFTLWGQSTPNVDFISLKAQLSPSFETKSISGNCQYIFKVNSRVDSIKIDAIRMKFEKVKINGKFVNYKNTDKSLILFEGYKIGTNKITFNYQATPKQTMYFVDMGVNSNPLSTSNQANNRFRNYQIWTQGQGKYTSHWLPSFDNVNEKLVFNLSISAQPFFEVISNGVLKKITQLGIKANKTWEYKMKKPMSSYLVMLAIGAFNSKKIKSKRGKNIQLYYKHEDKEKFDYTYKYSKEIFDFLENEIGLSYPWEIYKQAPVEDFLYAGMENTTATLFTQDFVVDKIGFNDKSYVNVNAHELAHHWFGDLITAKEGKHHWLQEGFATYYALLAERHLLGETHFQFELLKYAEEIQNNSKKDTIPILNEKASVLSFYKKGAWALHYLKESIGENNFKKAVKAYLKKYKFKNVDTQDFLNEIKKVAPDFNIFEFKKNG, encoded by the coding sequence ATGCTAATCTTATTTTTACTTTTTTCCTTTACTTTATGGGGGCAATCAACTCCTAATGTAGATTTTATTTCATTAAAAGCTCAACTTTCACCTTCTTTTGAAACAAAATCAATTTCAGGAAATTGCCAGTATATTTTTAAAGTAAATTCAAGAGTAGATTCTATAAAAATAGATGCTATAAGAATGAAATTTGAAAAGGTTAAAATAAATGGAAAATTTGTAAATTATAAAAATACAGATAAATCATTAATTCTTTTTGAAGGATATAAAATAGGGACAAATAAAATTACTTTTAATTATCAAGCTACCCCAAAACAAACGATGTATTTTGTAGATATGGGAGTTAATTCTAATCCATTATCTACTAGTAATCAAGCTAATAACAGATTTAGAAATTATCAAATATGGACTCAAGGGCAAGGGAAATATACTTCTCATTGGCTTCCTAGTTTTGATAATGTAAATGAAAAATTAGTATTTAATTTAAGTATTTCTGCACAACCTTTTTTTGAAGTAATCTCAAATGGTGTACTCAAAAAAATTACTCAGCTAGGAATAAAAGCAAATAAGACTTGGGAATATAAAATGAAAAAACCAATGTCTTCTTATTTAGTAATGCTTGCTATAGGAGCATTTAACTCTAAAAAAATAAAATCAAAAAGAGGAAAAAATATTCAATTATACTATAAGCATGAAGACAAAGAAAAATTTGATTATACTTATAAATATTCAAAAGAAATTTTTGATTTCTTAGAAAATGAAATAGGTTTAAGTTATCCTTGGGAAATTTATAAACAAGCTCCTGTAGAAGATTTTTTGTATGCAGGTATGGAAAATACAACTGCTACATTATTTACTCAAGATTTTGTAGTAGATAAAATAGGTTTTAATGATAAAAGTTATGTTAATGTAAATGCTCATGAATTAGCTCATCATTGGTTTGGTGATCTTATTACTGCTAAAGAAGGAAAACACCATTGGTTACAAGAAGGTTTTGCTACTTACTACGCATTATTAGCAGAAAGACATTTATTAGGAGAAACTCATTTTCAATTTGAACTACTTAAATATGCAGAAGAAATACAAAATAATTCAAAAAAAGATACAATTCCTATATTAAATGAAAAAGCTAGTGTATTAAGTTTTTATAAAAAAGGAGCGTGGGCATTACATTATTTAAAAGAATCTATAGGAGAAAATAATTTTAAAAAAGCAGTAAAAGCTTATCTTAAAAAATATAAATTTAAAAATGTTGATACACAAGATTTTTTAAATGAAATAAAAAAAGTAGCTCCTGATTTCAATATTTTTGAGTTTAAAAAGAATGGTTAG